A region from the Aliarcobacter thereius LMG 24486 genome encodes:
- a CDS encoding FMN-binding protein codes for MNNKIESILNYEGVFSIVAKGNDFPHIVNTWNSFVIFKDNNLFVPVGEMNKMEEILEKDNRVIVVIGTRELMGLHGMGMGIKIIGKAIISQDIKESEIIKDKYEWARAVMKIEIVEAYQTT; via the coding sequence ATGAATAATAAAATAGAATCTATTTTAAATTACGAAGGAGTTTTTAGTATTGTAGCAAAAGGTAATGATTTTCCACATATTGTAAATACTTGGAATAGTTTTGTTATTTTTAAAGATAATAATTTATTTGTTCCAGTTGGAGAAATGAATAAAATGGAAGAGATATTAGAAAAAGACAATAGAGTAATTGTTGTTATTGGAACAAGAGAACTTATGGGACTTCATGGAATGGGTATGGGTATTAAAATAATCGGAAAAGCTATAATATCACAAGATATAAAAGAGAGTGAAATAATAAAAGATAAATATGAGTGGGCAAGAGCAGTTATGAAAATAGAAATTGTGGAAGCTTATCAAACAACTTAA
- a CDS encoding benzoate/H(+) symporter BenE family transporter: MGKKASVVPPIMAGLISVIVNYGGTFILIFQAAQMAGLSPEQTASWVWSISIGVGITGILLSWYTKEPIITAWSTPAAAFLITALVTVSYSEAIGAYIISALAFVILGLSGYFEKLIKLIPPGIASGLLAGILLQFGIAAFLNMSITPVLAISLFIIYLLTKRFSPRYAIVSVLVFGFIILTLQSQVNFAGFEFKLAYPLFTEPTFSMNATLSVALPLFLITLTGQYMPGLIILKNDGFKTKAKPILAITGVGSIIMAPFGSHAFNLSSIASAICTGKEAHEDPSKRWIAGVTAGIFYIIVGLFGVTLAAIFAAFPATFISSLAGLALLSTITGSLSSAMSEENTREAAVITFLATAANINIFGISGAFWGLVLGITAYFILNLKLKKAK; this comes from the coding sequence ATGGGCAAAAAAGCATCAGTTGTTCCCCCAATAATGGCTGGTCTAATTTCAGTTATTGTTAATTATGGTGGAACATTTATTTTAATCTTTCAAGCAGCACAAATGGCTGGACTTAGTCCAGAGCAGACAGCTTCTTGGGTTTGGTCAATTTCTATTGGTGTAGGAATTACTGGAATACTTCTTAGTTGGTATACAAAAGAGCCTATTATTACAGCTTGGAGTACTCCAGCAGCAGCATTTTTAATTACGGCTCTTGTTACAGTTTCATACTCTGAAGCAATTGGAGCATATATTATTTCAGCATTGGCATTTGTTATTTTAGGACTTTCAGGATATTTTGAGAAGTTAATTAAACTTATTCCACCTGGAATTGCATCTGGTTTATTAGCTGGTATTTTATTACAATTTGGTATTGCTGCATTTTTAAATATGTCAATTACTCCTGTTTTAGCAATATCTCTATTTATTATCTATCTTCTTACAAAAAGATTTTCTCCAAGATATGCAATTGTTTCTGTTTTGGTTTTTGGATTTATTATTTTAACTTTACAATCTCAAGTAAATTTTGCTGGGTTTGAATTTAAATTAGCTTATCCATTGTTTACTGAACCTACATTTTCAATGAATGCTACATTAAGTGTTGCATTACCACTATTTTTAATCACTTTAACAGGTCAATATATGCCTGGATTAATAATTTTAAAAAATGATGGATTTAAAACTAAAGCAAAACCAATTTTAGCAATTACAGGAGTTGGTTCTATAATTATGGCTCCTTTTGGTTCTCATGCTTTTAACTTATCTTCAATAGCTTCAGCAATTTGTACAGGAAAAGAAGCGCACGAAGATCCGTCTAAAAGATGGATAGCAGGAGTTACAGCTGGTATATTTTATATTATTGTTGGTCTTTTTGGAGTTACTCTTGCTGCTATATTTGCAGCTTTCCCAGCAACATTTATTAGCTCTTTAGCAGGTCTTGCTCTTTTAAGTACAATTACAGGAAGTCTTTCAAGCGCTATGAGTGAAGAAAATACTAGAGAAGCAGCTGTTATTACATTTTTAGCAACTGCTGCAAATATAAATATATTTGGTATTAGTGGAGCTTTCTGGGGATTAGTTCTTGGAATAACTGCTTATTTCATTTTAAATCTAAAACTTAAAAAAGCTAAATAA
- a CDS encoding ribonuclease HI: MRKIKLFTDSSVNPQKKIGFGAFLEVSDENLIFDVLRKNIKIKKFEDTSSTKLELETLIWALDEISVIDENSQIEVYTDCQNIISLQNRREKFEINDYKTSTGKTINNYELYKLFFEKTDEINIEFIKVKGHKKSSLKDEIDKVFNLVDRASRNALRKNI, encoded by the coding sequence ATGAGAAAAATCAAACTATTTACAGATTCAAGTGTAAATCCACAAAAAAAGATAGGATTTGGAGCTTTTTTAGAAGTTTCTGATGAAAATCTAATTTTTGATGTTTTAAGAAAAAATATAAAAATAAAAAAATTTGAAGATACAAGTTCAACAAAACTTGAATTAGAGACTTTGATTTGGGCTTTAGATGAGATTTCTGTAATAGATGAAAATAGTCAAATAGAAGTTTATACAGACTGTCAAAATATAATAAGTTTACAAAATAGAAGAGAAAAGTTTGAAATAAATGACTATAAAACTTCAACTGGAAAAACTATAAATAATTATGAATTATATAAACTATTTTTTGAAAAAACAGATGAAATAAATATTGAATTTATAAAGGTAAAAGGACATAAAAAAAGTAGTTTAAAAGATGAAATTGATAAAGTATTTAATCTTGTAGATAGAGCTTCAAGAAATGCTTTAAGAAAAAATATATGA
- a CDS encoding tetratricopeptide repeat protein has product MFRKVFVSLVLFIGFSFGNTLEDGFEEYKNGNYKKAFDIWYELANNGDAGSQYNIALMYQKGEVVVQNFDKAIEWYEKSSNQNFVASQFNLGIIYLNKNDYKNAINLFEKASNNGDMNAQYNLASIYENGVGVEKNHEKALILFEKSANQGQMMAQHYLGSMYNQKRDYEKAVYWIEKSANQSYAPAQFDFGVMFKNGFGISQDFNKAIEWYEKSAKQGFPSAQTNLGVMYYHGYGIKQNYKKAKEWFKKACDSGDIEGGCNNYKMLDDAGY; this is encoded by the coding sequence ATGTTTAGAAAAGTATTTGTAAGTTTGGTTTTATTCATTGGATTTAGTTTTGGAAATACTTTAGAAGATGGCTTTGAAGAATACAAAAATGGTAATTATAAAAAAGCATTTGATATTTGGTATGAGTTAGCAAATAATGGAGATGCAGGTTCTCAGTATAATATTGCACTTATGTATCAAAAAGGAGAAGTTGTAGTACAAAATTTTGATAAAGCTATTGAATGGTACGAAAAATCATCTAATCAGAATTTTGTAGCATCTCAATTTAATTTAGGAATTATATATTTAAATAAAAATGATTATAAAAATGCTATAAATTTATTTGAAAAGGCGTCTAATAATGGAGATATGAATGCACAGTATAATTTAGCTAGTATTTATGAAAATGGAGTTGGTGTAGAAAAAAATCACGAAAAAGCTTTGATATTATTTGAAAAATCAGCAAATCAGGGACAAATGATGGCTCAGCATTACTTAGGTAGTATGTATAATCAAAAAAGAGATTATGAGAAAGCAGTATATTGGATTGAAAAATCTGCAAATCAATCTTATGCACCAGCACAATTTGATTTTGGAGTTATGTTTAAAAATGGATTTGGAATATCACAAGATTTTAATAAAGCTATTGAATGGTATGAAAAATCTGCAAAACAAGGATTTCCATCTGCTCAAACTAATCTTGGTGTAATGTACTATCATGGATATGGAATTAAGCAAAATTATAAAAAAGCAAAAGAGTGGTTTAAAAAAGCTTGTGATAGCGGAGATATAGAAGGTGGTTGTAATAATTATAAAATGCTTGATGATGCTGGTTATTGA
- a CDS encoding bifunctional transcriptional activator/DNA repair enzyme AdaA: MDTLNTTYKQIEKAIRYIDENFKSHPSVDEVAKNVGMSKYHFIRVFKEYVGLTPQQFLHSVTLNYAKEHIKESKSILDSSLDIGLSSSSRLHELFVNLIGVTPKEWKEKGKDVQITYGFGKTPFGEALIGFTSKGICYLGFYDHNKKDIFQRFNELWENANLVFDEKLANEYLENIFIKNKKYPLFVKGTNLQINVWKALINIPNGEIATYSDIANILEKPKAVRAVANAIGQNHIGYLIPCHRVIAKSGAMSGYRWGIERKENLLEFEASKKKLI, translated from the coding sequence ATGGATACATTAAATACTACTTATAAACAGATTGAAAAAGCTATAAGATACATAGATGAGAATTTTAAATCTCATCCAAGTGTCGATGAAGTAGCAAAAAATGTAGGTATGAGTAAATACCATTTTATAAGAGTATTTAAAGAGTATGTAGGTCTTACTCCTCAACAATTTTTGCATAGTGTTACTTTAAACTATGCAAAAGAACATATAAAAGAGTCTAAATCTATTCTTGATAGTAGTTTAGATATTGGACTTTCTAGCTCTAGCCGTCTTCATGAACTTTTTGTAAATCTAATTGGTGTTACTCCAAAAGAGTGGAAAGAAAAAGGTAAAGATGTACAAATAACTTATGGATTTGGAAAAACTCCTTTTGGTGAGGCTTTAATTGGTTTTACATCTAAAGGAATTTGTTATTTAGGTTTTTATGACCACAACAAAAAAGATATTTTTCAAAGATTTAATGAACTTTGGGAAAATGCAAATTTAGTTTTTGATGAAAAACTAGCAAATGAATATTTGGAAAATATCTTTATAAAAAATAAAAAATACCCTCTTTTTGTAAAAGGAACAAATCTTCAAATAAATGTTTGGAAAGCTTTAATAAATATTCCAAATGGAGAGATTGCAACTTATAGTGATATTGCAAATATTTTAGAAAAACCAAAAGCTGTAAGAGCTGTTGCAAATGCAATTGGTCAAAATCATATTGGATATTTAATCCCTTGTCATAGAGTAATAGCAAAAAGTGGTGCAATGAGTGGATATAGATGGGGAATTGAGAGAAAAGAAAATTTACTTGAATTTGAAGCTTCAAAAAAAAAGTTAATATAA